The Metabacillus sediminilitoris genome window below encodes:
- a CDS encoding sigma-54 interaction domain-containing protein, which yields MLNHDFPYAKEIFETIIENAYVWIVIVDAKGKIIYMNENYCRFCEVTKEEAIGRHVTEVIENSRMHIVVKTGEEEIADLQYIRGNYMIANRIPIFADNKVVGAFGTVMFRDTKEWHEMNSHVRHHLSSIQSFIDQQEITGAKYTLNDIHSNSNIMAELKEKVKSIAATDSSVLIRGESGTGKELFAHSIHLLSNRSEKPFIKVNCGAIPEHLLESELFGYEEGAFTGAKKGGKKGKFQQANGGTIFLDEIGDMSLQMQVKLLRVLQEKEVEPVGSTKSFPLDVRVITATNRPLEELIQTNDFRSDLYYRISVIPLHIPALRERMEDLETLVRHFIKKVSIRTGKRISMIQEDVMETLQHYHWQGNIRELENIIEASIHLAKTDVITLESIPDYIKKPAVISHKDATLKEMLHDAEKNIILATIKKNNGDKRKAAYSLGISKSSIYEKIHKYRLD from the coding sequence ATGCTAAATCATGATTTTCCATATGCGAAGGAGATTTTTGAAACAATTATTGAAAACGCTTACGTTTGGATTGTCATTGTTGATGCTAAAGGAAAGATTATTTATATGAATGAAAATTATTGCCGTTTTTGTGAAGTTACTAAAGAAGAGGCAATCGGCCGCCATGTAACAGAAGTGATTGAAAATTCGAGAATGCACATCGTAGTCAAAACTGGTGAAGAAGAAATAGCTGATCTTCAATATATTCGTGGAAACTATATGATTGCAAATCGAATTCCGATTTTCGCTGATAATAAGGTTGTTGGAGCGTTTGGAACTGTGATGTTCCGTGATACAAAAGAGTGGCATGAGATGAATTCACATGTAAGGCATCATTTGTCTTCCATTCAATCTTTTATTGACCAACAGGAAATAACTGGCGCAAAATATACATTAAATGATATTCACTCTAACTCGAATATTATGGCTGAATTGAAGGAAAAGGTTAAATCTATTGCTGCTACTGATAGCTCTGTCTTAATTAGAGGTGAAAGTGGAACAGGAAAGGAGTTATTTGCACATAGTATTCATTTGCTCAGTAATCGAAGTGAAAAGCCATTTATTAAAGTAAATTGTGGTGCTATTCCTGAGCATCTTCTTGAATCTGAATTATTTGGCTATGAAGAAGGTGCATTTACAGGAGCGAAAAAAGGGGGTAAAAAAGGGAAATTCCAGCAAGCGAATGGTGGTACGATCTTTTTAGATGAGATTGGTGACATGAGCTTACAAATGCAAGTTAAGCTCCTTCGTGTTCTTCAAGAAAAAGAAGTTGAGCCAGTTGGGTCAACCAAATCTTTTCCCTTAGATGTAAGAGTCATAACCGCAACGAATCGACCACTTGAAGAACTTATTCAAACAAATGATTTCCGAAGTGATCTTTATTATCGAATTAGTGTGATCCCTTTACATATCCCTGCTTTACGTGAACGGATGGAGGATCTTGAGACACTTGTACGCCATTTTATTAAAAAAGTATCGATCCGCACTGGAAAACGAATTTCAATGATTCAAGAGGATGTTATGGAAACCTTACAACACTATCACTGGCAAGGAAATATTAGAGAATTAGAAAACATTATTGAGGCATCTATTCATCTAGCAAAAACAGATGTGATAACACTTGAATCAATTCCAGACTATATTAAAAAGCCTGCTGTAATTTCTCATAAAGACGCTACGTTGAAGGAAATGTTGCACGATGCTGAGAAAAATATTATTCTAGCTACCATTAAAAAGAACAACGGTGACAAACGAAAAGCTGCCTATTCACTTGGCATAAGTAAGTCAAGCATCTATGAAAAAATCCATAAATATCGGCTTGATTGA